DNA from Kwoniella dejecticola CBS 10117 chromosome 1, complete sequence:
ACTGTGCGGTCCGAGGGGGCGCTGGTGCTCTCGAAGATTCTGCAGGAGCAGGAACGTTCACCGTTGGTACACCTGTAGTCGGCGCAGGGGCCTGCTGACGATTACTCCTGTGCAAGGTCTCGTTTACGAAATTATTGAAATATTCTCGTGGACTTGATTCAAACGCTGGGATTTGAGGAGGACTGGTCAAGTGATGGCCGTTCATAGAAGTAGGCGTATGTAGTTGGCCATTATGCGCAGGGGCGGGCGGTTGTTGGGATGGATAAGGGGGAAGGAAGTTGTAAGGTAATGGAACAGGTTGAGATGGTTGACCTGTATTCCACGGATTTGAGGACGTCGGAATGGAGGGCTGATCATGTGCTGATGCATACAATCTGCAAGCATAAGATATCAAGTCAGCCTTTTGACTCGGCAAGATTAGAAATGATGGATGGAAAAGGGTTGGCTGACTGTTGTGTATAGCTGTTCACTCGAGCATCATTCAAGGCTTCTCGGAGTCTAGCTTCGGCAGCTTGCTGCATAGCCCAATCTTCGATCGTGGTCGGATTATCCAGCTTGCGAAATACTTCGTTGTACTGGGGATACAagtcagatgaagaaggagaaggaagataggtGGTAGTATGCGGTGAGAGGTGTTCGGCGACTGTGAAGCAGTTCAAGAGTTTAATCAGCCCGAGGAAGGAGCAGCAAGCAGCGAATAGTGGACAGACGATGTGCATGTAGCTAAGGTATAAAGTCAAGGAtatatgactcacctcttgcAGTAGGGGCATAGGTCATGAACGGATAGACAGCTAACAAGTGCGAAGGATCTTCGTATGTGCCtgcatgttgttgttgttgctgttgttgttctAAGTGATCTTGTGAATgtgaattggaagaagacgaggctGATGCGTGATTATACCCATTGTGATGGGTATGCGGATGATCTTGTGACATCTTGCGCTCCCCTCTGACTGTGAGCTTGTATGTCTATATATCTATAAGAGtgaatgattgatgtggTGATATGCTGCTTTTCATTGATGATTTTTGCTATAGCATCCTTTGGATATTCGCGTTTGCTCCTGTCAAGCTTACATCAACCGCATCTTGATTTTATCCGACCCCGACCGGTTGACAGTTGACGTATTTTCCGATAACCCATCACGTGTTTATGTGTTTCAAGATCTCACTTGTTGAATATTACATAATCATATTTGGACCAAACTTTTCATTGTCCCTGTACGTTGTCGTGCCGTCGTAGTCGCAGTGAAAAGAGACGGATTGATTATCttactttcttctcttcttcttcttcttctccttaCAGTGATCGCACTTCGTTAATCTGGTCTTTACCTAACAATACACGGTGGTAAAATCCTTTCAAATAGTGCGTATAGCAGTGTAACAATATTAAGCTTGGTTTCGTTAGCTGCTGGCCCTATCTTGCGCAAGCAAGGTATTTTTAATAGTCAGTTTCTTGATAGTAGCCTTGCAACATCGTATCCCTTCATTCCTCTAACCTGTACTAGATAGTCACTCAATTGGTATATCTTCATAATAGTATGATATGCATATTATCGGCAGTATGGAATTTGAAGTTTGATCTTGACATGTGATCTCGTCTTACCTTACGATTCTGACAGATGGATCAACCTCTCACCTGCCCGTTTGTCTGGAATCTGGCTCTCACCTCCAAATCCAACCCTTTAGTCACCTTTCTACCGACAAACGATCCCTTTCCGTGCCGAACGCAGAGACCACCAAAGTTTGAGTGAGAAGCACATCACCAAGCAAGACCTGCCTAACTCGGCGCGGATGGAGTCCTGCGCAAATCACTAAAATGATTCGCTAACAGCAGACAGTCGCGCTCCATCAATAAAGTGACATAGTGCAATGCGATATCAACCATGCATTATATGTTGCCTACTATGCAAATCCCTCTAATCActctcctcatcgtcctcatcatcctcgtcgtcctcatcctcgtcatcgctatCCATCTGTTCCAAGATATCCACAAACGGCTTTCCCCTCGCATAAACCTCTTTCCACCGTTGTTTCTCCCCCGCATCACTCGTTCCTTCACCTTGCGAGATGCTCGAGTCCCTCCAATCGATCAACTCATCTTCCGTGAGCGTGTCACTATCGTACAACCCTCTCAAAATAATCCCAAACCATTTCTCATACCGTTCATTTCCTTTTTCCAGGACAAATTTCTGCGTATCAATCGCAATCAACGTATAATCCGTAGTTGAGAAACTCCTAACTAATCCTCCCCACCTTTCAAATATCCTAGTCGTCTCTTTCAGTATTTCCCCAGCAAcagtggatgaggagatgggtaTCTTCGATAAGAAGAAATTCAATATTTCCGATCTGGCGGCATCTTGTCCTGCGTTTTCCCCCATTACAAGCGTCCGCATTTCCAAAGCTGCATTCTCGACTTTGTGGTCCTCCTCATAAGCCCTAGCCAGACTTTCGCGTGCTTCAATGTAGAATTCTTCCCGCGGTCCAGAACCGAGGTTCAACGGTGCGATGTCGGGTAAAGTGGATGCTGAGGAAGCTACGGATagaggagatgatgcttcagaggaggaagctTTGGAAAGGGTTGATAATGAGACTGTCGAAGTGGAAAGGTTGGATAGTCGACGTCCGAGTTGTAAGAGTTGTTTGTTCTTAGGGTGTTCATATGGATCCTCGCCTTCGTCCTCTGAGTCAGAAGGcggttcttcctcttcactgGGCCAGAGGTATCCCACCGAATCAGCACCAAGGATCTCTAGTCGGCGGTCTATCATGACGACAGTAGATCCGTTATGTTAGCTTTTTCATCCCATGATGTTCGTTAAGGACTGCTTGCACCCACctcgttcatcttcatcctcttcctcttcttcatcgtccgagtCATAGGAATCACCTCTATACCGTTCTTTACCGATCCTGGCGAAATCAGGTATCCTGGTGCCCTTAGCTAGTCTGACTCCATTACCCAGCAAAGCTCCCTTGCCCACATGGACATCATCAAGAATGGTCACTCCCTCTCCAATCACACATTCTCGTATTGTGCAATTCGCTCCTATGCGCACGTCGTCGAAGATATACGATTGCGTCACAGTAGTTGACGGGCCAACGGAGCAATCTGCACCCAGCGTGGATTGGTGTATGTGAGTGTTATGCGCCAAGGCTGATCGAGGACCAATTAATAGTGGACCAGATAACGTTGTCGTCCTACGGCACCAGGATCAATAAGCTATACAAACTTTTACCGACTCATATACATGGcggctcaccttgataaAACCACATTGTCCTTCGCTATGTACACGTTTCCAGCTCGGAGTTCGTACTGCACGCCTCCCGGCTCATTGTTATCGGGTGCCAGAGGGAACGCCCAACGTCTTAGGACATCTCGTCTACAATGCGCACAGACCAGTCGAACAGGTCAGCCAGTACACCAAAAGAAACAGGTGAGTGGAACAAGAGATAGAGTGAAGTGACATACGCGATCTCTCCGAATGTCCTTGTATCTCTAATCCGTTCAACATATGTCCCGCCATTTCCACTCCTCTTATCTACTTTACTACTCCCCTCGTCCCCTTCGTCCGGGGTATCATCTTTCCCAACTAAATGTACCGCTATCTTCTTGCCCAGCAGCTCGGAAGTAAGAACCCCATTCACAAAATGTCTTCTCAAATCATGATAATCGAAGTTCTCCGTGCATAGAGCAGGCACGTCCGCCTCACAGATATCCACACCCAGATCCCTATATCCGCCTCTACTGCtcgacgaggacgacggCGTGCCGGACCATACTTCGTAAGTATCGATATTCGCCGGGAAGGGATCGGTGAATAAGATGGAAGGGATGGATACGCGTGGTTGAGAGGGAGATAAGGTGTTTTGGTGGTAGTACAGTAATCTCGAAGAGGGTGGATGAACGAGCATGATTGGAGATTCTGGATGACGTCTGGTTGAAATCATGTTTCAGCACatcgttgagcttgatgcagAACACAACTCTGAGAAGTCTACGAGCGATTAGACGAGACGAAAACGCAGACGTACCTTCCGCCTAAGCCAACGCCCATAGTCATGATGAAGTTCTTATCTACCTCTCGACGCTTCTTGTGAGCTTCCACCATCTTGGACAGGTCATAGTTGGAGACGATGGGGGAATGGACCAGTATGAATGGGTTCTCGGCGTTCAAGACCTATCTCATATTCCAATATAAGCTAAGTGAAGCCTGAATTAGCTGATGCCATGGTAGCTTACATTCCTATCGTCCAGTTCTCGTAGTGCATCCCCAGCCGACATGGCATTTTGACTTGATAGGCACTGAATGTCCAGCGTGTTCTTATAAGGCGATGAGCTGTAGACGCAGATTAGCACGATTGATCTTTTGCGTAATAATAGATGAAACCTCTGGTCCAGgtaaggatgatgatgaagaagatagagAGCGAAAAGCGAGATAGAAAGATAGGAAGATaggaagataagatcaaAAGCAAGAATCTCGAAAGTGGAACAAAGTATAGTAAGAAGCTAACAATGATACCACGGCAAGAGGAACAACGATTTCTAGAAGAGAAAAACGAGCACTCACTCAACAAACGCCCTGATTTTCTCAGCATGCACACCGCAAAAGACAAAGACCTGCTTGACTTTactcaaactcagactcTCCAATGTCCAAGCTAACAGCGGTGTCGAGCACAGCGGGAGCAGTACTCTCGGTTGATCTTGACATAGGACTTCGAATCGCCTGTTGTATGAATCTGCCAGGACTACAGCTTGAAGAGGCGCTTCATCGACGTTGTCGGCTTTCTATAATGACCACAAAGTTCGTATTAGCTCTTGGTCGTATGCTTGCCCATCGATTCCGTGTCGGTAGGTGTATGCATGAGCCTGtctttgatggattgacaGGGTCCAAAAGAGCAGAGGGAATTAAGGCCGCTTGACTCGAtttgactcgactcgacgaCTTACGGTCTTGGGTTCAGCTTTGACGGGGGCTTTCTTAGGTGCCATCTTGGTCTCCACTCCTTCTTATCCACTTCTTTGGACGGATGCAATGCGATCCCTCTGTGATACACAACTAGGAGACTGGACTTCTCGACCTGAGTTTGTGGCTTAGATGAACAATAATGACTCGAGGGACTGAGACTGAACATGAACTAGTTCTTGGTGACTTTTGTTCAACATTCCAAGCTCCATCGCGTGGTGTACACGCGCCAGTCGATTCTATTTATCTTCGTTACCCCTTTAaaccctcatcttccccttcgataAGTTGCACCCACCAATGAATATCAAGGCATCTCATGGATTGCACAACACCTATCATATTATACTATACGAGCAAGACTTAAAATCCAGCAACAAAGCTACCACAGAATTTATCGCTATCGCCGCACGAACCGCCTCCAAGCCAGTCCGCATCTTCTTTTCTAACCTCCCATTGCAAGACAAGAAGCAGTAGAAACACACGAAAATGCCTGTTCCTTGGGAGGTAAGTCTGCGTTATTTTGTTTTCAGTCCCCCATTCCCTCAtgtagccaagaagaaggttgatgctgatgttaTATTGGATCAGGCTTTGATACCTTTTGGTGAGCCCTCCTATTCCTCGATACATGTCCCCCTTGCTAGAAAGAGCAGAATGAACTGTTCCGGTAATCATCAATTAAGAATCGTAAGACTGACATGAATACCGGACGATAATAGGTTTGTTGACCGTCATGTTCGGTGCCACTGGTACTCTCTTCAACACTGCTAAACGACTGACGAATGAtgggaaggtgagttcgagtcTGAGACTGAGCTTGAGTCTGCTACTAGGCAGACCTGCTGCTCTTTTCCCTGGGCATTCAGCCTCATGCCTGATCTGCTCCAGTATTCCTTGTAGATTATAAATCTGATCGTGTATTTTGTCGTCCACAGCCCCCGCGATATAACCTGGATAGTTGGGAATCTATGATGATGGAGCGAGATAGGCGATTGACAGGTTCATTAAGGGGACAAAGTGTGAGTTTGGGCAGTCCTGCATTGCATTGCGTAGTGTCCTAcgacatcttcctcttgtcgTTTTGTCCCGCTTTCCTTGTCGTGGTCCACGATTACCCTCGTCATCATGCCGTTTATGAGCATCGGAATTCGCATGATATGATCCTGAGACCTGAGACACAGATCGCTGACAATCCTCATGGATATAGACCGACCCCATAGCGCCGAAGGAATTCGCTACCAACTCAGTATGGGATACCGAGCGAGTGCATTAAACCAAGATCTCGGAAATACCGTTCATACAGCCCGTTTGATGAATGTGCCTTGCCACACGGACCAAAACAAAGCAGTGGCTTACTGCATAATTGACTTATATTTCGGCTTGAATTACTTACCGTTGTGCGATTCATCGAACCGTGGCTGACTTGGTAGAATTAAAACGACATGAGATAGTAGTCGCCCTCAATCGATGCCGATCGGCGTGATCCACAGTTACAGCCGACGTTCGGCAGCGCAAGTGTCTGTGATCATATTGGGACCATCTGACCTGGCCTCAGCAATGACTCTGCAAACCGCAAGCAGCATCGCTCAAACTCTGGGCATGCTGGTGTGACTTTTGTTTGATGGCAACGGCAAAGAAAGCATGAAGCGATCGTATGATCctttcaacttcatcttgaaAAAAGACGAGGGATGGTATTACAAGGCAATGATGCATCTGCGATATGAGCAAACATATGGttgctcttcctgctctaCTGAGCTTGCACACCCTCGACACCGTGCGAGGGCATCGAGACCTCATCAAGCAAAGCCCCTTCCAGCCGCCTactcagatcatccatctGCTGTTCTTCCCGCAGCAAAACCACATCCTTCGCTCTACCTTCATCCTTCGCGTCCAGCTCTACTATAGGGTTGGGCACGGGTAGAGCATACGAAGGGGAGCGTAATCCGTCGGAAGATATTTTACCGAGTCGCGGAGACGAGTCGATGGTTATGAATTCTGTTTGGAGGGGGAGTCTAGCCTGGGCTAGTTTGAGGGCTGAATGAGGGATTGAAGGCGGTCAGCGTCATTTCATATTGGATCATTGGTGATCAGAATGCCAAACCTCCATAAGGGCCGAAGAGGCAAGATATGAtaagacaagacaaggcaagGTAAGGCAAGGTAAGGCGAGTCGAGTGTAGGGCAGATGAAGGATAAGAACATTACAACATGTTTTACGACTCATACTTCGGACATGGGAgtccaaggaggaaggaggacaacatgacatgacatgcgATGCAACGAGATGAAATCCAACTCACCAGCTTTCGCAATCTCCTCCCTtattccaccacctccaactTCCATAATGACCTTCCCAGGCTTGACTCTACAACTCCAATACTCGAACGacccctttcctttccccaTACGCTGTTCATTCCCTTTCACACAGACCGGTATATCGGGGAATACTCTCAAGTACATCTGTGCTCCTTTGACCGGCTTGATCTTACGTCGGACAGCCATCTGACACGACGACAATTGACTCGCCGATATTCGGACGGACGAACATGCTCGAAGACCGTATGTGCCGTGATGCAGTGTTGTGCCTTTCAACGAGCCTCCCTAGATGGAAAACAGACGATGGTTAGCTTATTCAGCTACAGAGCACGCCTCGTGAATGGGTTGATTGTCCAGATCTCGTTGGTGGTTTGAGGGGATAAAATGGTGGACATACAATCGGTATTTGAGTCTAAGGAATATATATAGTCacgatatatcagctttgatcgatctgaccGTCGAAGGATGGCTCAGAGTGAGGTGAATTATGGAATACAACGACTCACCCCCGGCGCACCTTTCGCTGCTTTCTTATACTTTGTCCGTTTCGGAGCCAATTGACCTCTGAATCGAACTTGCTGATTTATAGTTGGATTGGGCCTCGGTAGGAGCGGTAAGCTATTtctcgaggaagaagctatgGCCGATGGGCGCAGGAGAGACGATATCGAGCCGAGCATCCTGGAGGGGGCGTGTGATGAGCAAGGATATGCAGGTCAGACCAAAAGCGGATAGTCCAAGTGAGCTGCAATCAGTTAGTTATTCATTCATgcatccatccatccatctttACTTGAACTTTGTGAAATCTCGAAATCAGCTCGGGGAGGAAGGATGTGACCACGCGTCGGAGATTATCGGCGTTTTCAAATAGTGGTGGATCTATTCCTCATCACTCCCCTTGAGCGGATACTCGAAGCACCTACTACCACCATTGCATCGACCTCGTTCAAGAAATTAAAGCACACCACGACGACCCATCTACAGTCCTCACCTCATCACACCCCACGAAAACACCCAAAATGTCCTACAACATCGCCGGTCGagctatcaaggtgagtcgcatcgtcttccgcttTTGATGGGGCGGTATGGACCTTTCGGCCGGTATGGATTTGTGCTGATTCCACTTGCTGCAATTCCATCAGAACGAATACCTGTAAGCGTCAAAATGCAATGCGAAGGACGAATACTGGACATAAGAATGCTGATGACTAATGAACAATGCCTTCTCATATTTGGAATCCTTTTATTCGTTTTACCTAACGACATTTCTACCAATTCTACAAAATATCGATAATATCAACCATTCCCTCGCCTGTCGCCTGTCGCCTGTCGCCTGTCGAAACAAACGATCTCGTCGATTTACTCATACTCATTCTTAACTGTGGACCTGATTGACACCCACAGCGTTCTCACCACCATCGCCGCTACTGTGGGTATCGCCGTCTCCCAATTAGGCGGCAGTGACAAGTCGTCCTCGTCTGCTCCGGTCTCCGTCAAAGAGGATAAGACGATCACTGGTGAAACTCCCGAAGAGGAGGACTTGTGAGTGTAGTCTCGACATCGCAACCACGTCCAGAGTCCGATTGTCAATCTCTCGTCGTGATTTGGTGTtgagatggtgaagaaggagcaagGGTTATCTCAGATATGGAGGAAGGTCGGTTGATTGGGGAATGAGCGTGGAGGTGCCGAGTCGGTCAAAGAGGGGGCAATGCCAACATATAGCGGCACTCCCCCATGACAATGCTGTCCATCATACCACGTACTCTATCGTCTCTCCCTGTTCACAACCTCTGACTGATCCACTGATAAAAAATGAAAAACATGCTgattcccctctttctccgctgTAGCATCCGACAATTCGTCTCCGACGCCGAGGGATCAGAAGCCAAGCACTAGATACTGTACGCGTCGGATCGAAGTAGAAATTGAAAATGATCAACGAGGGGTGAAAACTATGCATCTGCATTGAATACGGATGCGGACATGGCTATGGCTGAAATCGGGTCAAAGCCATAGACCTGGTAACTTGGCATGAATCCACCGAGTATACGCATGACTAATTATACTTCACATCA
Protein-coding regions in this window:
- a CDS encoding ribosomal protein L16, whose translation is MLGSISSLLRPSAIASSSRNSLPLLPRPNPTINQQVRFRGQLAPKRTKYKKAAKGAPGTQIPIGGSLKGTTLHHGTYGLRACSSVRISASQLSSCQMAVRRKIKPVKGAQMYLRVFPDIPVCVKGNEQRMGKGKGSFEYWSCRVKPGKVIMEVGGGGIREEIAKAALKLAQARLPLQTEFITIDSSPRLGKISSDGLRSPSYALPVPNPIVELDAKDEGRAKDVVLLREEQQMDDLSRRLEGALLDEVSMPSHGVEGVQAQ